A single genomic interval of Syntrophobotulus glycolicus DSM 8271 harbors:
- a CDS encoding C40 family peptidase yields the protein MQGELLQIPEIKPVQIRAFGLAAFFLAGISTIPPANLSISPEAVNESLAGGSQIKEQAPDNIYLMDQTKIKVFEEAKGFDSEGFDQMKAEKEGEKKVRDSIVSSALCWQGVPYQWGGQTRGGVDCSALVQKVFRENGVELPRTSFEQFRMGVGVAKLSLQEGDLVFFSTAGTGASHVGIFIGEGQFISATKNCVEIENLDDSYWSGHYRGSRRIVNT from the coding sequence ATGCAGGGAGAACTTTTACAGATTCCGGAGATTAAACCGGTCCAAATCCGCGCATTTGGTTTAGCCGCATTCTTTTTGGCCGGGATTTCAACAATTCCGCCCGCCAACCTGAGCATAAGCCCTGAAGCAGTCAATGAAAGTTTAGCTGGGGGAAGTCAGATTAAAGAGCAAGCCCCCGATAATATATACTTGATGGATCAAACAAAAATCAAGGTTTTTGAAGAAGCGAAGGGGTTTGATTCTGAGGGCTTCGATCAGATGAAAGCGGAAAAAGAAGGAGAAAAAAAAGTCAGAGACAGCATTGTTTCCAGTGCATTATGCTGGCAGGGAGTACCTTATCAGTGGGGGGGACAAACGAGAGGCGGAGTCGATTGTTCCGCACTGGTGCAAAAAGTTTTTCGGGAAAACGGAGTAGAGCTTCCCAGAACATCCTTTGAACAGTTCCGGATGGGAGTCGGCGTTGCTAAATTATCTCTGCAGGAAGGGGATCTGGTTTTTTTCAGTACGGCAGGAACCGGTGCAAGCCATGTCGGGATATTTATCGGTGAAGGACAATTTATTTCCGCAACAAAAAACTGTGTGGAAATTGAGAATCTGGACGATTCTTACTGGTCCGGCCATTACAGGGGAAGCCGCCGGATAGTCAATACTTAA
- a CDS encoding TIM barrel protein codes for MIKFGTAGVPLSAADSSTEAGIRRIRELGLDAMEVEFVHGVRMKEEKARLNGRTAREENVSLSCHAPYYVNLNSKEEEKIIASKQRLIQTARTADFLGAHSIIFHPAFYSGDDPLKVFAQVLDGVAEIRRILDDEGCRVILRAETTGKPSQFGSLEETIALAAEVEGVLPCIDFSHLHARSNGLYNSYDEFCAILDKTAEKLGDQWTKNAHFHVSGIDYGLKGEKKHLILQEADLNYADLLKALKTFGIQGTVICESPNMEKDTLLLQETYRLLG; via the coding sequence ATGATTAAGTTCGGAACGGCCGGAGTGCCGCTTTCAGCCGCCGACAGTTCAACGGAGGCCGGGATCAGAAGGATAAGAGAATTGGGGCTTGATGCCATGGAAGTTGAATTTGTTCATGGCGTAAGAATGAAGGAAGAAAAGGCCCGCTTGAACGGCCGGACTGCGAGAGAGGAGAACGTCTCTCTTTCCTGCCATGCCCCCTATTATGTCAATCTCAATTCCAAAGAAGAAGAGAAGATCATTGCCAGCAAGCAAAGACTGATTCAGACGGCCAGAACAGCTGATTTTCTTGGAGCACATTCGATCATATTCCATCCCGCTTTTTATTCGGGTGATGATCCTCTAAAAGTATTTGCTCAAGTTTTGGATGGGGTTGCTGAAATAAGAAGGATTCTTGATGATGAAGGCTGCAGGGTTATCCTGAGAGCGGAAACCACAGGAAAGCCCTCCCAGTTTGGCAGTCTTGAGGAAACCATTGCCTTGGCTGCTGAAGTAGAAGGGGTATTGCCTTGTATAGATTTCAGCCATCTTCATGCCAGATCGAACGGGCTGTACAACAGCTATGATGAATTTTGCGCTATTCTGGATAAGACAGCGGAGAAGCTGGGAGATCAGTGGACAAAAAATGCCCATTTTCATGTCTCGGGGATTGACTATGGATTAAAGGGTGAAAAAAAACACTTGATTTTGCAAGAAGCAGATTTGAATTATGCGGATCTGCTTAAAGCTCTGAAAACATTCGGTATTCAGGGAACGGTGATTTGCGAGAGTCCTAATATGGAGAAAGATACTTTACTCTTGCAAGAAACCTATCGATTATTGGGTTAA
- a CDS encoding NAD(P)H-dependent flavin oxidoreductase produces the protein MKLPELRIGNLLPKYPIIQGGMALRLSTANLAAAVANAGGIGVIAASGMDLNELRQEIRAARIKAQGIIGINIMFAVSKFKETVMTALDEGIDLVIQGAGFSKDIFQWCREAGTPLVPIVSNTKGAIMAEKLGAGAVVVEGKEAGGHLGTLESLKAIFPEIKRSLSIPVVAAGGIVNAREMKEAFDMGADGVQMGIRFAASAEAGGADNLKQYYLKAKREDIVVIQSPVGLPGRAIRNVFVDKLLAGEDLSPGKCENCLKKCSHSFCIMKALDNAQRGDLDEGLIFSGEYIDEINEILPAGKIINDLVKEVEAM, from the coding sequence TTGAAACTGCCCGAATTGCGTATTGGAAACCTTTTACCCAAATACCCTATCATTCAAGGGGGAATGGCGCTGCGGTTATCCACTGCGAACTTGGCCGCGGCTGTAGCCAATGCCGGAGGGATCGGTGTTATTGCGGCTTCAGGAATGGATCTTAATGAACTCAGACAAGAGATTCGTGCTGCCCGGATCAAAGCTCAGGGTATCATCGGTATTAATATTATGTTTGCGGTATCCAAATTCAAAGAAACTGTGATGACAGCTTTGGATGAAGGGATAGATCTGGTGATTCAGGGAGCGGGCTTTTCCAAGGATATTTTCCAGTGGTGCCGGGAAGCCGGTACTCCGTTAGTTCCCATTGTTTCGAATACAAAGGGAGCAATCATGGCCGAAAAGTTAGGTGCGGGCGCTGTTGTCGTCGAAGGAAAAGAGGCTGGTGGGCATCTCGGTACGCTAGAATCCTTGAAAGCGATCTTTCCTGAGATCAAACGCAGTCTCTCCATCCCGGTCGTAGCTGCGGGTGGAATTGTCAATGCCCGGGAAATGAAGGAAGCTTTTGATATGGGTGCCGACGGGGTTCAAATGGGAATTCGCTTTGCGGCAAGTGCAGAGGCGGGCGGAGCGGATAATCTGAAACAGTATTATCTTAAGGCCAAAAGAGAAGATATTGTGGTCATTCAAAGTCCGGTGGGACTTCCAGGCAGGGCAATCCGTAATGTATTTGTCGATAAATTGCTGGCGGGAGAAGATCTTTCCCCTGGAAAATGTGAGAATTGCTTAAAAAAGTGCAGTCATTCTTTCTGCATCATGAAGGCACTGGACAATGCCCAAAGGGGAGATTTGGACGAAGGTCTGATCTTTTCAGGGGAATACATCGATGAAATTAATGAAATCCTTCCTGCGGGCAAAATCATCAATGATCTTGTTAAAGAAGTAGAAGCGATGTGA
- the serA gene encoding phosphoglycerate dehydrogenase translates to MRILVCEDVVEAGVELLKQEHEVDALYHLSQDELIKIIDGYDALVVRGDTKVTKEVIEAGRNLKVIGRAGVGVEHIDLQAATRGGIVVLNAPQGKSAAAIEYTFGMILALSRNIPQAYTAVKDGRWIQDIYTGSELKDKVLGVIGLGRVGKGVAQRAKAFEMKVMAYDPFISEENLAGLGIELVNAKELLQKADFLTIHVPFTVDTKHLLNEEAFAQMKKGVRIINCARGGIIDEKALFKALENGIVSGVALDAFEQEPLATDNPLLNRPDVICTPHIANWTHEAQNEVAVRVAREVLAALRAEPVTTSLNIPPVSKASMETIKPYINLVEKMGVLAVHLAEGRIKSIEMKYNGEVSQVDTKMLTLAIVKGVLNPILQEAVNFVNAPEVAKSRGITVSEIKSQETENFVGLVSVTVRTDKSEHRVSGTLFGKKEGRIVQIDKHRVDIDPQGWLIIIPHEDYPGMVGKVGTILGEYSININSMQVEKTEDIGMNIMIVGVQSDIGSEVMNKIKQLNGIQNVKKVYFDL, encoded by the coding sequence ATGAGAATTCTGGTATGCGAAGACGTTGTTGAAGCAGGAGTTGAACTGTTAAAACAGGAGCATGAGGTCGATGCTTTATACCATCTCTCCCAGGATGAATTGATCAAGATTATTGATGGCTATGATGCATTGGTCGTTCGGGGAGACACGAAGGTCACAAAGGAAGTCATTGAGGCCGGGAGGAACCTGAAGGTAATCGGCCGGGCCGGTGTCGGGGTGGAGCATATTGACCTACAGGCCGCAACCAGAGGAGGAATTGTTGTTTTAAATGCTCCCCAGGGGAAAAGCGCGGCTGCGATTGAATATACCTTCGGAATGATCTTGGCTCTGAGCAGAAATATTCCTCAGGCATATACGGCGGTAAAAGACGGAAGATGGATACAAGATATTTATACGGGCAGCGAATTAAAAGATAAGGTTTTAGGTGTCATCGGATTGGGCAGAGTAGGCAAGGGGGTTGCTCAACGAGCAAAGGCCTTTGAAATGAAGGTTATGGCGTATGATCCTTTTATCAGTGAAGAGAATCTGGCGGGATTAGGAATTGAATTGGTCAATGCCAAAGAACTTTTGCAAAAAGCCGATTTTCTGACCATTCATGTTCCGTTTACGGTAGATACCAAGCATTTGCTGAATGAAGAAGCATTTGCTCAAATGAAGAAGGGGGTAAGAATCATCAATTGTGCCCGGGGGGGGATCATTGATGAAAAGGCTCTATTCAAAGCGCTGGAGAACGGCATTGTCTCAGGGGTGGCTCTGGATGCCTTTGAACAGGAGCCTTTAGCTACGGATAACCCGCTTTTAAACAGGCCTGATGTGATTTGCACACCGCATATCGCCAATTGGACGCACGAGGCGCAGAATGAGGTTGCAGTGAGAGTGGCCAGAGAGGTGCTGGCAGCTCTTAGGGCGGAGCCGGTTACGACATCCCTCAATATCCCTCCGGTGTCCAAAGCAAGTATGGAGACCATTAAGCCTTATATTAATCTTGTGGAGAAGATGGGCGTTTTGGCCGTACATTTAGCTGAAGGAAGAATAAAAAGCATTGAAATGAAATACAATGGGGAAGTAAGCCAGGTTGACACGAAAATGCTCACTCTAGCCATTGTCAAAGGGGTACTCAATCCCATTCTCCAAGAGGCGGTTAATTTTGTCAATGCTCCGGAGGTCGCCAAATCAAGGGGAATCACAGTAAGTGAAATTAAAAGTCAGGAAACGGAAAATTTTGTTGGTCTGGTCAGTGTGACGGTTAGAACAGATAAAAGTGAACACCGTGTTTCAGGGACTTTGTTTGGGAAAAAGGAAGGGCGAATCGTCCAGATTGACAAGCACAGGGTGGATATAGACCCGCAGGGCTGGCTGATCATTATTCCTCATGAGGATTATCCGGGCATGGTCGGTAAGGTGGGAACAATTCTCGGAGAGTACTCCATTAATATTAATAGCATGCAGGTAGAAAAAACTGAGGATATTGGGATGAATATTATGATTGTCGGTGTCCAAAGCGATATTGGCTCTGAAGTCATGAATAAAATTAAACAGCTTAACGGCATTCAGAATGTGAAAAAAGTATATTTCGATCTTTAA
- the dprA gene encoding DNA-processing protein DprA: MECAREKIARAAILTLPGIGSRRLRYLLALFGSAIQAFDAAEERFPSGNRPSWMNVFQQSRKKLNLDELEQALSDQEILLVMPGEENYPPLLLECSDAPPLLFYKGMIDSGREGLAVVGSRRPTAYGRSAASCLAGQLAGKGYVIVSGLARGIDSAAHKGALEAGGLTWAFLAGGLDRIYPPENRKLAAEIIENGALISEYPPGRPCEPGQFPARNRLISGSARGVLVVEAAQKSGSLITVDFALEQGREVFAVPGPIFSEMSRGTHQLIRQGAKLVENVEDVLAEIKMENETLYSMKKEYEQSAQGQNIEKQKNGNTLFDHLDMKTENLQLLDYLSDVPLHIDTLALNCSMSPHTIALGLLELELQEIVKQLPGQYYVLARR, from the coding sequence ATGGAGTGCGCAAGAGAGAAGATTGCCAGAGCAGCGATTCTGACTCTTCCCGGGATTGGCAGCCGAAGGCTGCGTTATCTGCTGGCCCTGTTTGGCAGTGCAATCCAGGCCTTTGATGCTGCAGAAGAAAGATTTCCCAGCGGAAACCGTCCTTCGTGGATGAATGTGTTTCAGCAATCCAGGAAAAAGTTGAATTTAGATGAGCTTGAACAGGCTCTTTCCGATCAGGAAATTTTGCTTGTGATGCCTGGGGAAGAGAATTATCCTCCATTATTGTTGGAATGTTCCGATGCGCCGCCGCTGCTCTTTTACAAAGGAATGATTGACTCCGGCAGAGAAGGATTGGCCGTCGTCGGTTCTCGCAGGCCTACTGCCTACGGCAGGTCTGCGGCTTCCTGTCTGGCGGGACAGCTGGCGGGCAAAGGTTATGTCATCGTGAGCGGTCTAGCAAGGGGAATAGATTCTGCCGCCCATAAGGGTGCTCTAGAAGCGGGAGGGTTGACCTGGGCTTTTTTAGCCGGAGGACTGGATCGGATTTACCCGCCGGAGAACAGGAAGCTTGCCGCAGAGATCATTGAAAATGGAGCTCTGATTTCCGAATATCCCCCCGGACGCCCGTGTGAACCCGGGCAGTTTCCTGCGCGTAACAGGCTGATCAGCGGGTCGGCTCGCGGAGTACTGGTTGTAGAGGCGGCTCAAAAAAGCGGTTCTTTGATCACCGTAGATTTCGCTTTAGAACAAGGCAGGGAAGTTTTTGCCGTTCCGGGACCGATTTTCAGTGAAATGAGCAGAGGTACCCACCAGCTTATCCGGCAAGGAGCAAAATTAGTGGAAAATGTCGAAGATGTTCTGGCGGAAATCAAAATGGAAAATGAGACATTATATTCTATGAAAAAAGAGTATGAACAGTCCGCTCAAGGTCAAAATATAGAGAAGCAGAAGAACGGCAATACCTTATTTGACCATTTGGACATGAAAACGGAAAACCTTCAATTATTGGACTATTTGAGTGATGTTCCTTTACATATTGATACACTTGCTTTAAACTGTTCAATGTCACCCCATACCATTGCCCTTGGCCTTTTGGAGCTGGAGCTGCAGGAGATTGTGAAACAGCTGCCGGGCCAATATTATGTACTTGCACGAAGATAA
- the fdhD gene encoding formate dehydrogenase accessory sulfurtransferase FdhD has protein sequence MSEKMLKKITVAKSAKGKREDSADLVAVERPLTLFVNDFELVTMICSPDAYLELAVGFLISEGMIGSFSDIQNYICQEEEGLIRFALKMEPEKRKESFLRRNLASCCGRGSANFYFINDAREMKPLENSPEVVLLKQIELLHEMEEAAEIFRKTGGVHNAALAGDSLIVRFEDIGRHNAVDKIIGYSCLHRISLQDKSLLLSGRISSEMVIKAARAGIPAIISRAAATDLAITMAEELNILLAGFVREGKATIYTQFSRVIM, from the coding sequence ATGTCTGAAAAAATGCTGAAAAAAATCACTGTTGCGAAATCTGCAAAGGGAAAGAGAGAGGATTCAGCGGATCTGGTTGCCGTTGAACGTCCGCTGACCTTGTTTGTGAACGATTTTGAGCTGGTTACCATGATTTGTTCCCCGGATGCCTATTTGGAACTGGCTGTTGGGTTTTTGATCAGTGAAGGAATGATCGGCTCCTTTTCGGACATTCAAAATTATATTTGTCAGGAAGAAGAGGGACTGATCCGATTTGCGTTGAAAATGGAGCCGGAGAAGAGGAAAGAAAGCTTTTTACGGAGGAACCTGGCAAGCTGCTGCGGGCGAGGAAGCGCAAATTTTTATTTTATTAATGATGCCAGAGAAATGAAACCCTTGGAGAACTCCCCAGAAGTTGTACTGCTCAAGCAAATTGAGCTTTTGCACGAAATGGAAGAGGCGGCGGAAATATTTCGGAAGACCGGGGGAGTTCATAATGCGGCCTTGGCAGGAGATTCTCTGATTGTCCGATTTGAAGATATAGGCCGGCACAATGCTGTGGATAAGATCATCGGCTATTCCTGTCTGCATAGGATCTCTCTGCAAGATAAATCCCTGCTTCTCAGTGGCAGAATTTCTTCGGAGATGGTGATTAAAGCGGCCAGGGCCGGAATTCCGGCAATCATATCAAGAGCGGCAGCGACCGACTTGGCCATTACGATGGCCGAAGAGTTGAATATTCTGCTGGCCGGCTTTGTTCGTGAAGGGAAAGCGACAATATATACCCAGTTCAGCAGAGTAATCATGTAA
- a CDS encoding alpha/beta-type small acid-soluble spore protein, whose translation MAKNNSLNQLKYEISKELGYIHSGPQEYQGFLDRTKYEVANELGITLNQGYNGEISSRDAGRIGGNIGGKIGGNMVKKLIAYTESNMIK comes from the coding sequence ATGGCTAAAAACAATTCTTTAAATCAGCTCAAATATGAAATATCCAAGGAGTTAGGTTATATTCACAGCGGCCCGCAGGAATATCAAGGCTTTCTTGACCGTACCAAATACGAAGTCGCCAATGAATTAGGAATTACTTTGAATCAAGGGTATAATGGCGAGATCAGTTCTCGGGACGCCGGGAGAATCGGCGGCAATATCGGAGGTAAAATCGGCGGCAATATGGTCAAAAAATTAATTGCTTATACTGAATCAAACATGATTAAGTAA
- a CDS encoding tRNA threonylcarbamoyladenosine dehydratase: MNQYSRNQLLIGEEGQEKIKKASVFVFGIGGVGSFAVEALARSGVGNFKLIDFDDICLTNINRQIHALHSTIGKAKVNVMKDRILDINPRAIVQTYQMFFTEKEAEAIFAEKPDYVVDAIDTVQSKVFLAKECLRRNIPLISSMGTGNRLSAKNFRIADISKTSGCRLAKAVRKLLRKEGIISGLKVVYSPDNPLKPIEDQVSCKNHCICPNGDAHCAMKNQIPGSISFVPSVAGLLMAGEVINDLLSEND, translated from the coding sequence ATGAATCAATATTCCAGAAACCAGCTTCTTATTGGTGAAGAGGGCCAGGAAAAAATAAAGAAGGCGTCTGTTTTTGTATTTGGTATTGGCGGAGTGGGATCGTTTGCCGTTGAGGCTCTGGCAAGATCTGGCGTGGGCAATTTTAAATTAATAGATTTTGATGATATTTGTCTGACAAACATCAACCGGCAGATTCATGCCTTACATTCCACGATTGGCAAGGCAAAAGTAAATGTGATGAAAGACAGAATTCTCGATATCAATCCTCGGGCAATCGTCCAAACCTATCAAATGTTTTTTACGGAAAAAGAAGCTGAAGCGATATTTGCCGAAAAACCGGACTATGTTGTTGATGCGATAGATACTGTGCAGAGTAAGGTCTTTTTAGCGAAAGAGTGCCTGCGAAGAAACATTCCCTTGATTTCCAGTATGGGAACCGGAAACAGATTGTCGGCAAAAAATTTCAGAATAGCAGATATCTCTAAAACCTCCGGCTGCAGACTGGCTAAAGCTGTGCGCAAGCTTTTGAGAAAGGAAGGGATAATCAGTGGGCTTAAAGTGGTCTATTCTCCCGATAATCCGCTCAAACCAATTGAAGATCAGGTCAGTTGTAAAAATCATTGCATTTGCCCCAATGGAGATGCACATTGCGCAATGAAAAATCAAATTCCCGGCAGTATTTCTTTTGTTCCGTCAGTCGCGGGGCTGCTCATGGCTGGTGAAGTCATTAACGATCTATTGTCGGAAAACGATTAA
- the mnmA gene encoding tRNA 2-thiouridine(34) synthase MnmA, translated as MKMAKVFVAMSGGVDSSVAALLLKREGYDVVGVTMQIWPQPEDKEKACCSLDAVNDARRVAWKLGIPHYVLNFRDDFEEKVIRYFCREYLAGRTPNPCIACNRYLKFDLFLQKALAMGADYISTGHYARIRRNEQTERYELRKGLDQTKDQSYALYNLQQDQLQHTLFPLGTYKKEETRKLAQEGGLPVAFKKDSQEICFVDHSHAQFIEEYLQSPLTPGKFVDADGSVVGIHQGIYRYTIGQHKGLGLAMGYPVYVTKIEPESNTVRVGKMEELFQDALLAEDLNFVSGEGPTGPMKVQVKIRYNAQAVPAVIHPRAEGKMKVVFEIPQKSITPGQAVVFYDHDIVLGGGTIR; from the coding sequence ATTAAGATGGCAAAAGTATTTGTTGCGATGAGCGGGGGCGTGGACAGTTCTGTGGCGGCACTGCTTCTTAAGCGGGAGGGATATGATGTCGTAGGAGTGACAATGCAGATTTGGCCGCAGCCGGAAGATAAAGAAAAGGCCTGCTGCAGTCTGGATGCGGTTAATGATGCCCGAAGAGTTGCCTGGAAATTGGGTATTCCTCATTATGTATTAAATTTTCGTGATGATTTTGAAGAAAAGGTCATCAGGTACTTCTGCCGGGAATATCTTGCCGGCAGAACACCTAATCCCTGTATCGCCTGCAATCGTTACCTGAAATTTGATTTGTTTTTACAGAAAGCGCTTGCTATGGGGGCAGATTACATCTCAACCGGTCATTATGCCAGGATCAGGAGAAATGAGCAGACAGAAAGGTATGAACTCCGGAAGGGTTTGGATCAGACCAAGGATCAGAGCTATGCTTTATATAATCTTCAACAGGATCAACTGCAGCATACCCTGTTTCCTTTAGGAACATACAAAAAAGAAGAGACCAGGAAATTAGCGCAGGAAGGCGGGCTCCCCGTAGCCTTTAAAAAGGACAGCCAGGAAATTTGTTTTGTCGATCACTCACACGCCCAATTTATTGAAGAGTATCTGCAATCACCGCTCACACCCGGAAAGTTTGTCGATGCTGATGGCTCTGTTGTGGGTATACATCAAGGGATATACCGGTATACGATCGGACAGCATAAAGGATTGGGTTTGGCAATGGGTTATCCGGTTTATGTGACGAAAATTGAACCAGAGTCGAATACGGTTCGGGTAGGAAAAATGGAAGAACTGTTTCAGGATGCTTTACTGGCAGAAGATTTAAACTTTGTATCCGGAGAGGGGCCGACCGGACCGATGAAGGTCCAGGTCAAGATCCGTTATAATGCCCAGGCCGTTCCGGCTGTGATACATCCTCGCGCAGAAGGAAAAATGAAGGTTGTTTTCGAGATCCCCCAAAAATCGATTACGCCCGGGCAAGCAGTTGTATTTTATGATCACGATATCGTTTTAGGCGGAGGAACAATACGATGA
- a CDS encoding Ku protein, protein MHTVWKGSVSFGLVNIPIKMFAATEEKDIKFRYLHKDCHTPVKYDKICPTCRKSLKEEDIVKGYEYESGRFIIIDDHDLDALRAEAGSKSIEILDFVNLSEIDPIFFDKSYYLSPPDANNKAYDLLRKAMSDTGKIAIARMTIRNKQTLAVLRVFQNTLVLETIYYPDEVRPVSQIPALPENAEVNPKELDIAVKLIENLTANFEPQKYQNNYRQALLDLIQKKIEGNDIQVAPEAPQKNVIDLMEALQASLKETQHKPDQKPSKSPRRKTSVS, encoded by the coding sequence ATGCATACTGTTTGGAAAGGATCTGTCAGTTTCGGACTTGTCAATATCCCGATAAAAATGTTTGCGGCCACTGAAGAAAAAGACATAAAATTCCGGTATTTGCATAAAGACTGCCATACTCCTGTCAAATATGATAAAATTTGTCCCACTTGCCGGAAAAGCCTGAAAGAAGAAGACATCGTCAAAGGATATGAGTATGAGTCAGGCCGTTTCATCATCATTGATGATCATGATTTGGACGCTCTTAGAGCTGAAGCCGGCAGTAAGTCTATTGAGATTCTTGATTTTGTCAATCTCTCCGAAATAGATCCGATCTTTTTTGATAAATCCTACTATCTTTCTCCTCCTGATGCCAACAATAAGGCCTATGATCTCCTGCGCAAGGCCATGAGTGATACGGGTAAAATCGCCATTGCCAGGATGACGATCAGGAATAAACAAACCCTTGCGGTTTTGCGGGTATTCCAAAATACCCTGGTTTTAGAAACCATTTACTACCCGGATGAGGTCAGACCGGTTTCCCAGATTCCCGCTCTGCCTGAGAACGCGGAGGTTAATCCTAAAGAATTAGATATCGCAGTGAAACTTATTGAAAATCTTACTGCCAATTTTGAACCGCAGAAATATCAAAACAATTATCGCCAAGCCCTCCTTGATCTGATCCAGAAGAAAATAGAAGGAAATGATATTCAAGTTGCACCCGAAGCTCCCCAAAAAAATGTGATTGATTTAATGGAAGCCCTTCAGGCCAGTCTCAAAGAAACACAACATAAACCTGATCAAAAGCCTTCAAAGTCACCCCGCCGGAAAACCTCTGTCAGCTGA
- the cysE gene encoding serine O-acetyltransferase produces the protein MSFLKNIKEDISTVFERDPAAKSTAEILLCYPGLHAIIMHRFAHFLYKKERFLAARLLSHFSRFLTGIEIHPGAKIGHRVFIDHGHGTVIGETTEIGDDVTIYQGVTLGGTGKEKGKRHPTIGNNVVISAGAQVLGAIYIGDNSKVGAGSVVLQNVPPNCTVVGIPGRVKVRRDPPLQGPDLNHQIISDPVDEILTDMQIKISKLEHSIEDQNCPQACPNPCPLTEPDPDESPKNKTS, from the coding sequence ATGAGCTTCCTGAAAAACATTAAAGAAGACATCTCAACCGTATTTGAACGAGACCCCGCTGCTAAAAGCACTGCGGAAATATTGCTGTGCTATCCGGGTTTGCATGCCATTATTATGCACCGATTTGCGCATTTTTTATATAAGAAAGAACGTTTTCTTGCTGCTCGCTTACTTTCTCATTTCAGCCGCTTTTTAACCGGTATAGAAATCCACCCCGGTGCCAAAATCGGACATAGGGTTTTTATTGATCACGGTCATGGAACCGTGATCGGAGAAACTACCGAGATTGGCGATGATGTCACGATTTATCAAGGAGTTACCTTAGGTGGTACCGGTAAGGAAAAAGGCAAACGCCATCCGACCATTGGGAATAACGTGGTCATCAGTGCCGGGGCCCAGGTTCTCGGAGCCATCTATATTGGGGATAACTCAAAGGTCGGCGCAGGCTCGGTTGTTCTTCAGAATGTGCCGCCCAATTGTACTGTTGTCGGTATCCCCGGTCGTGTTAAAGTCCGCCGGGATCCTCCACTCCAAGGCCCAGACCTGAACCATCAGATCATCTCCGACCCCGTTGATGAGATTCTCACGGATATGCAGATTAAGATCAGTAAATTGGAACATTCCATAGAAGACCAAAACTGCCCGCAGGCCTGTCCCAATCCTTGCCCTCTTACAGAACCGGACCCGGATGAAAGTCCGAAAAATAAGACTTCCTGA